The genomic window AGAAGAGAGAATCCGTCATGACCGCCCATGAAGTCAAAGACCCGGCCCTTGCCACCCAGCGCGTGCGCCTCTGGCTGCACATGCTGAAAGCGGTGCGCCATGTCGAGGGCAATCTGCGCGAACGCCTGCGCGAGAATTACGCCATGACGCTGCCGCGTTTCGACGTGATGGCAGCGCTGCACGCAGCCCCCGAGGGCATGCGCATGAGCGCGCTTTCCAAGCAGCTCGTGGTCTCCAACGGCAATGTCACCGGCGTGATCGAGAAACTGGTCGCCGATGGTCTCGTCGAGCGCGAGAACCAGGAAACCGACCGCCGCGCCTTTCTGGTGCGCATCACCGACAAGGGCAAGGCGCTGATGGACGAGATGACCGCGGTCCATCGCGGCTGGATCGACGAAATCTTCGCCGAAATCGCCGAACCGGACGTCGCCCGCGCGATCTCGATCATGATGGATATCCGGCACAAACCGCATCAGTGAACGGGCCGCATAAGTGAACGGGCCGCATAAGTGAACGGGCCGCTCCGCTCGTTCCTCATTCGCCGAGAGCCCGCTCCCCTCACCCGGCGCATTCGCGCCACCCTCTCCCCTTCGGGGCGAGGGGAACCGTGCCGCGTTTTCGGAGCAAGCCGGAAGGCAGAGCCGCGCCGTCTTCCCCTTCTCCCCGCTGGGGAGAAGGTGGCCGAAGGCCGGATGAGGGGAAGCGGGCTCTCAGTAAATCCCGGTCTCCCGCGCCACGCGCCGGTAGGCAGCGCCGCCGGTGAAGCCGCCGTCGATCACGAAATCCTCGCCGGTGATGAAGGCGGAGGCGTCGGAGGCGAGGAACAGCACGAGCTGGGCAACGTCCTCGGCCTCGCCGCTACGCTGCATCGGCGTCATCTCGATCATCGGCTTCAGGTGCGGCGAATTGCGGTTGAGGTCGGTGACGATCAGGCCGGGGCAGATCGCGTTCACGCGGACGCCCTTTTCGGCATATTCCATTGCCGCCGTGCGGGTGAGGCCGCGCAGCGCCCATTTGCTGGCGGTATAGGCCGGGTCGTAATGCCCGGAAAAACCGCTGTTGGAGGAAATGTTGATCACCGAGCCGCCGCCGGTTTCCACCATCAGCGGCAGCGCCGCCTTGAGCCCGGCAAACGCGCCGGTGGCGTTGACGTCCAGCACCTTGCGCCATTCGGCGACCGACATGTCGGCGATCGTCTTGCGGTTGATGATGCCGGCATTGTTGACGAGAATGTCGAGGCCGCCGGTCCAGTCCCGCACGGCATCGATCACCGCCTGCCAGTCGGCCTCCGACGTCACGTCGAGCTTCATGAAGCGCGCGTCATGACCTGCCGCGCGCAGCGCTTCGGCCTGCGCCTCGCCTTCTTCGGCAAGCACGTCGCACAGCATCACCCGCGCGCCGGCCTCTGTGAGAAGCGCCGCTTCGACAGCGCCCTGCCCGCGCCCCGCGCCGGTGACGATCGCGGTCTTGCCGGAGAGATCGGTAAGGGCGGCCCTTGTCGCTGCCATGCTCATGCCTGCACCATCTTCTGGCGCTGCTCGCCAAGCCCGGCAGCGCCGAGCGTGACGATCTGGCCTTGCTTCAGGAAGGTCGGCGGTTTCATGCCGAGGCCGACGCCGGGCGGGGTGCCGGTGGAGATGATGTCGCCGGGCTCCAGCGTCATGAACTGCGAGATGTAGCTGACGAGGTGCTTCACCGGAAAGATCATGGTGCGGGTATTGCCGGTCTGCCGGCGCTCGCCGTCGACATCGAGCCAGAGATCGAGGTTCTGGATATCCTCGAATTCGTCCGGCGTCACCAGCCACGGGCCCGTCGGTCCGAAGGTGTCGTGGCTCTTGCCCTTGATCCACTGGCCGGCGCGTTCCGACTGAAACCGGCGCTCGGACACGTCGTTGACGAGCACATAGCCGGCCACGTGGGAAAGCGCGTCGTCCTCGGCGACATATTTCGCCCGCTTGCCGATGACCACGCCGAGCTCGACCTCCCAGTCGGTGCGGTCGGAACCGCGCGGGATCTCGACATCGTCGTTCGGTCCGCAGACGGCCGTCGTCGCCTTGGCGAACAGCACCGGCTCGGGCGGCGCGGCCTTGCCGGTCTCGGCGGCATGGTCGGCATAATTGAGGCCGACGCAGATGAACTTGCCGATCCTGCCGACCGGCGCGCCATAGCGGGGGCTGCCCTCCACCAGCGGCAACGTTTCGGGATCGAGGCCGGAAAGCCGCGAAAGCATCTCCGGCGACAGCGTTTCCGACGAGATATCCGCGATCACGCCCGAAAGATCGCGGATCGCGCCGTTGGCATCCACAAGGCCGGGCTTTTCGGCGCCGTTTTCACC from Martelella sp. NC20 includes these protein-coding regions:
- a CDS encoding fumarylacetoacetate hydrolase family protein, translating into MKLVRYGENGAEKPGLVDANGAIRDLSGVIADISSETLSPEMLSRLSGLDPETLPLVEGSPRYGAPVGRIGKFICVGLNYADHAAETGKAAPPEPVLFAKATTAVCGPNDDVEIPRGSDRTDWEVELGVVIGKRAKYVAEDDALSHVAGYVLVNDVSERRFQSERAGQWIKGKSHDTFGPTGPWLVTPDEFEDIQNLDLWLDVDGERRQTGNTRTMIFPVKHLVSYISQFMTLEPGDIISTGTPPGVGLGMKPPTFLKQGQIVTLGAAGLGEQRQKMVQA
- a CDS encoding SDR family NAD(P)-dependent oxidoreductase, which translates into the protein MSMAATRAALTDLSGKTAIVTGAGRGQGAVEAALLTEAGARVMLCDVLAEEGEAQAEALRAAGHDARFMKLDVTSEADWQAVIDAVRDWTGGLDILVNNAGIINRKTIADMSVAEWRKVLDVNATGAFAGLKAALPLMVETGGGSVINISSNSGFSGHYDPAYTASKWALRGLTRTAAMEYAEKGVRVNAICPGLIVTDLNRNSPHLKPMIEMTPMQRSGEAEDVAQLVLFLASDASAFITGEDFVIDGGFTGGAAYRRVARETGIY
- a CDS encoding MarR family winged helix-turn-helix transcriptional regulator is translated as MTAHEVKDPALATQRVRLWLHMLKAVRHVEGNLRERLRENYAMTLPRFDVMAALHAAPEGMRMSALSKQLVVSNGNVTGVIEKLVADGLVERENQETDRRAFLVRITDKGKALMDEMTAVHRGWIDEIFAEIAEPDVARAISIMMDIRHKPHQ